One Streptomyces sp. CG4 genomic window, GCCCCGGATGTCCTCGCCCTCCGGGTCGAGGGCGAACAGCGGCCCGGCGGGCAGCTCGTCGACGCCCAGGCGTTCCACGGCGGTCGCGAAGTGCAGGCCGGCGCCGCCGCGCACCACCGTGGGATGCCAGGGGTCGAGCGTGCCCGTGGTGACCACGCCGGTCGCCCCGAAGCCGGCGGCCAGCCGGATCACGGCACCGGCGTTGCCGAGGTTGCGGGGGTTGTCCAGGACCACGACGGGCGCGCCGCGCGGGATGCGGGCGAGCGTACGCAGGTTGGCCTCGCGCGAGGGCCGTACGGCGAGCGCGGCCACGCCGGTCGGATGGGGCCGCGGGACGAGCGAGGCGTACGTCTCCGCGGACACCTGTGTGAGCAGCCCGTCCAGCGCGTCCCGTACGTCCCCGGCCAGTTCCTCGGCGAGGGCGAGCGTGGCGCCCCGGTCGGTGGTGACCGCCACCGGGACCTCGGCCCCGAAGCGCAGCGCGTGCTTGAGGGCATGGAAGCCGTCGAGCAGCACGGCGGCATCGGCGTGCTTGCGCCAGCGGGTCAGCGGGTCGGTCATGCCGTGCACCCTACGCGGCCCCCTGCGGGCTCTCCTCCGGTGAGCGCGGCGCGGGCACCGTGGGGTCGCCGCGCCGGACGGTCCGCACACGCGCGCGTGCCACCAGCGCGCCCAGCCGGCGCAGGAACGACGTCGGCAGGAAGACCGCGTCCGCGGTGATCATCGCCAGCGAGAAGAACGGCAGCCCGAGCACGACCGCGATCACCGAGTGCTCGATCATCAGCAGCATCAGCAGGACGTTCTTGACCCGCCGGTTGAACAGGGTGAACGGGAAGGCGACCTGCACCGCGACCGTCCCGTAGGCCACGATCATCATCATCGTGCCGCTGGCGGACATCAGGTCCGCGAGTCCGGGCCAGGGCGAGAAGTAGTCCAGGTGGAGCGGGTAGTAGACGGCGGTACCGTCCTGCCAGCGCGAGCCCTGGATCTTGTACCAGCCGGCCGTCGCGTAGATCAGACAGGCCTCCGCCATGATCACGACCAGGGCCCCGTTGTGCAGGATGTTGGCGATGACGTCCAGCAGGATCCGCGGTTCCGGCGACTTCGCCCAGCGGCCGACGGCCCACCACAGGCCGAGCACCGCCCAGGCGCTCCACAGCAGCGCGGGGATCATCCAGCCGTTGTCGAACCGGCCGGTGAACGTCGCTATGCCCAGCGCCAGGCCGAACACCGCCCACAGAGCCGGTCCCACCCGGTCGGCGGAAACCCGCTCCCCACGCGCGCGTGCCGCCTCGGCGCGCGCCGCCCGCCGCGCGTCCAGGGACCACACCTGTCCGCACCGCGTGAACACGAGGTAGAAGGACATCAGGTGCAGGACGTTGTCGCCGCCGTCGCCCACGAAGACGCTGCGGTTCTGCAGCGACAGCACCCCCACCATGAACAGCACGGACGCGGTCCGGGTGC contains:
- a CDS encoding TrmH family RNA methyltransferase, which gives rise to MTDPLTRWRKHADAAVLLDGFHALKHALRFGAEVPVAVTTDRGATLALAEELAGDVRDALDGLLTQVSAETYASLVPRPHPTGVAALAVRPSREANLRTLARIPRGAPVVVLDNPRNLGNAGAVIRLAAGFGATGVVTTGTLDPWHPTVVRGGAGLHFATAVERLGVDELPAGPLFALDPEGEDIRGSKLPDDAVLAFGSERSGLSAELRARADHLLALPMRPQVSSYNLATSVAMTLYHWSATGGAPS
- a CDS encoding HTTM domain-containing protein; translation: MNRLSLILSRGIARATGAALGPYQSAVIRIGFAGTWLLFLLREFPHRQELYGPAGPWGWNLAKELTADNHAFTALLWSDGQAWFECFYLLAIAASAALLLGWRTRTASVLFMVGVLSLQNRSVFVGDGGDNVLHLMSFYLVFTRCGQVWSLDARRAARAEAARARGERVSADRVGPALWAVFGLALGIATFTGRFDNGWMIPALLWSAWAVLGLWWAVGRWAKSPEPRILLDVIANILHNGALVVIMAEACLIYATAGWYKIQGSRWQDGTAVYYPLHLDYFSPWPGLADLMSASGTMMMIVAYGTVAVQVAFPFTLFNRRVKNVLLMLLMIEHSVIAVVLGLPFFSLAMITADAVFLPTSFLRRLGALVARARVRTVRRGDPTVPAPRSPEESPQGAA